A stretch of DNA from Sugiyamaella lignohabitans strain CBS 10342 chromosome B, complete sequence:
CATTTGATAAAGGTACTTGAACGAAATTTCCAacaataccaccaccatcagaTACTGCAGTTGCCAAAGGAATGGTATTCTTTAATGTCAATCGCCAAATATCCAATACATTGCCATCACGGGTACTATAACTGTTTTGAGCATTATCAGCAATTGACAAGCCAGATATTAATTGTCTTCCATGGGGAGTAACTTTCGATCTATAAATCGCAGTTTCAGCAGGTAGTCTGATTGTCGCTACAGAGCTTTGCTCATGCAGAAAGAATTCGTTAATATCTGGGTACGAAGGATATAGATATGAATATGCCGCTAAACCGGCGAGCACAAGAGCAAGAAATACCACCACCGTCTCggaattgaaaaaatattcGAATGAATATTTTGACGTTTCTGGCATTATGTCACAATGTATAGTGAGGTATGTTCTTGACCAGGCTAAACTATGTAAAGTCAAAATGCATCCGGTAAGGTGATGTTTGATCCTGATTGATGCATTGATGCATGATGTGACAAAACCTTACTATTACCCCTCAACAAGTATATCAGTATATTTCAAATAATAAGGACCACTATATTACTTGACCTATATTAGATTAGCTGTCTTTGCAACAATCATTTATAGGACGGACGGACGAATCGTTGgtgaaaatatttggatCACGTGACCGTGGAGCATACGCGATTcaatattgatattatctATCTTAGTATGTTAAGCATGCTAACATTTGCGAATCAATGAATTCAGTAAGCAACGATGATGCTCGACAATTGCGGGCAGAATTACTGGCTGCGTCGCGAAAGCTAACTAACAGAGGCTTGTATCAATCAGCCAAATGGTAAGTTGGAACCAACAATCAAATACCATCCCTCTGTAGAACTAACATAATGCCCAGGTGTGCGGAGGCAGCAAATGGACTCGCTATCAAAAAATCAGATaggaacaacaaaaacataGTGCTTCCTATAGAACTAGAAATGGATGATTTATCGGATGATTTCATTCTCGCAAAGTCATACTTTGATTGTGGAGAGCATCTGAGGTGTGCACATACACTAGAGTCATGTCATGAACCCGAAGAAACCTTTCTAAAGTTGTATGCCAAGTATATCTCTGgggaaaagaaaaaggaagaagagcaCCAAGGAATTCTTACGATTCAGGATCATGCCGGAGATTCCAGTAGAGGACGGATGGTAGAAACAAATTCTCAGCTTGACTCTATTCTGACTGAGTTAGAAGGGTCTGTTAATGGTTCTATCATGGATCCTTTCTTGTTGTATATTATGGCAATTGTCCATCGTGAAcaaaagaataataaacttGCAATTGAGCGATTAATTGAATCGTTGAAAAGGTTTCCTTATAATTGGAGCGCTTGGGAAGAGCTGTTATGCTGCATTCCCACAATTGATGAGCTATCAGATATAGCCCCACGATTACCGGCACACTTGATGACCAAAATCTTTCTTGTATATGCCCAGCAAGAACTTTTTCAACAAGATCCTCAAGTTGATGCTTTACTCGAGTCATTGCGCCTTATTTTTCCCAACTTTCTATTTCTCGCTGTCCAGGAAGCCCTATTCAACTATCACAGTCTCAACTACAACGAGTCAGAGGAACAGTTTCAGGAAATATTAACAAAAGATCCGTATCGACTCGATGGTATGGATATATATTCCAACATCTTGTATGTCATGGAACGGGGGCCCAAATTAGCATTTCTTGCGCAATTGGCAAACAATACAGACAAGTTCCGTCCTGAAACCTGTTGTATCATGGGCAACTACTATAGTTTGAAGTCACAACATGAAAAAGcagttatttattatcaacgAGCACTACTTCTAGATCGAAATTGTCTTAGCGCTTGGACGTTGATGGGCCATGAATTCATAGAACTCAAAAACACACACGCTGCGATTGAATCTTATCGACGAGCAGTTGATGCGAGCAATAAAGACTATAGAGCTTGGTATGGGCTAGGTCAGGCATACGAAGTTCTCG
This window harbors:
- the CDC23 gene encoding anaphase promoting complex subunit CDC23 (Subunit of the Anaphase-Promoting Complex/Cyclosome (APC/C); APC/C is a ubiquitin-protein ligase required for degradation of anaphase inhibitors, including mitotic cyclins, during the metaphase/anaphase transition; GO_component: GO:0005680 - anaphase-promoting complex [Evidence IEA]; GO_component: GO:0005680 - anaphase-promoting complex [Evidence IDA] [PMID 9469814]; GO_component: GO:0005694 - chromosome [Evidence IEA]; GO_component: GO:0000775 - chromosome, centromeric region [Evidence IEA]; GO_component: GO:0000777 - condensed chromosome kinetochore [Evidence IEA]; GO_component: GO:0000776 - kinetochore [Evidence IEA]; GO_component: GO:0005634 - nucleus [Evidence IEA,IEA]; GO_function: GO:0030332 - cyclin binding [Evidence IPI] [PMID 12413490]; GO_function: GO:0004842 - ubiquitin-protein transferase activity [Evidence IMP] [PMID 16481473]; GO_process: GO:0031145 - anaphase-promoting complex-dependent proteasomal ubiquitin-dependent protein catabolic process [Evidence IMP] [PMID 16481473]; GO_process: GO:0031145 - anaphase-promoting complex-dependent proteasomal ubiquitin-dependent protein catabolic process [Evidence IDA] [PMID 8895471]; GO_process: GO:0007049 - cell cycle [Evidence IEA]; GO_process: GO:0051301 - cell division [Evidence IEA]; GO_process: GO:0007067 - mitotic nuclear division [Evidence IEA]; GO_process: GO:0016567 - protein ubiquitination [Evidence IEA]; GO_process: GO:0016567 - protein ubiquitination [Evidence IDA,IMP] [PMID 16481473]; GO_process: GO:0030071 - regulation of mitotic metaphase/anaphase transition [Evidence IEA]), which gives rise to MDDLSDDFILAKSYFDCGEHLRCAHTLESCHEPEETFLKLYAKYISGEKKKEEEHQGILTIQDHAGDSSRGRMVETNSQLDSILTELEGSVNGSIMDPFLLYIMAIVHREQKNNKLAIERLIESLKRFPYNWSAWEELLCCIPTIDELSDIAPRLPAHLMTKIFLVYAQQELFQQDPQVDALLESLRLIFPNFLFLAVQEALFNYHSLNYNESEEQFQEILTKDPYRLDGMDIYSNILYVMERGPKLAFLAQLANNTDKFRPETCCIMGNYYSLKSQHEKAVIYYQRALLLDRNCLSAWTLMGHEFIELKNTHAAIESYRRAVDASNKDYRAWYGLGQAYEVLDMHYYSLYYYQRAAALKPMDVRMWIALGHCFDKLERYDEAIKAYKRALQVSHRDPSFLLNIATLYERLNDEENAEQFMRLCVAEERNEGIIEPICQARIWLAKLEMRRKNWSAAYSYAEGVTQGEGGGLTGIDEARSIIRELRNVIHTG